The sequence TGATCAAGTTAGACCGCGACGGTTGAAATCCGCGCTTCTGTTTTGTCGTCCCGCCGCAGGAGGCCGCGGGCGAGCGCGTGGACGCCGAGCCTCTGTCCGCGGCCCTTGACCTCGTGTTCCCCGAGGTCTTCGCTGCGGACGAAAGCGGGCAGACGCATGCGCCGGAGCAGGTCGGCGGAAATCAGCACCTGCCGATCGAGGGTTCGGCAGAAACCTTCAAGTCGCGCCGTCGTGTTTACCGTGTCGCCGAAATAGGTGATCTTGTGCTTGTCGACGCCAATCTCGGCGGCAACGATCATTCCGCCGTGCAGTGCCGCCCGCAGGCGCGGGACTTCGCCGTACTCCTTGCGCCAGTGATGCGCATTCTCATCGATCTGGTCGAGGATATCGAAAACGCAGCGAATGCAGGCGGCATCGGCGACGGCACGATCGAAGCGCCAAGTGATCACCGCCGCATCACCGACATAGTCGTGGATCGATGCGCCGTAGCGCAGCACCGGATCGGCCAGGGTCGCAAACAGCCTGCTGAGATATTCCTGCATCCTGAGATCACCGAAGCGCTCGGCGAACGATGTCGAGCCCGCGAGATCGACGAACAGGAATACGCGCTCTTCCTGCATCGGCTTGCGGTAGCGTCCGGTCAGCAAACTTAAGAAAACATCGCGGCCGAGCAGTTCGCGAACCCGCAGAACGAAGATGATGGGACCGGAAATGGCAAGAGCGTAGAGGAGTACATTGAGCGACGGCATCATCGCATCGCTCCAGCTCTGCTGAAGAAGGCCCGCCAGGTTTAGGACCAGACCCGCCGCGGCAAAGCCGACGTTCTCTATAGCAAAATAGACCACGACCGACGAGAACAGAAAACCCGGTGTCGAAAGGCCGTGGATCCTTCTGTAGAGACGTCGGAAAATGATGTGCCGTTCAAACGCGAGAACCGGCATGCAGATGAACACCGCATAGGTTGCGCCAATCAGCCACCCATCGCCATAGACTGCCCACGCATAGGCCACGCCGCTGCCCGCGACGATCAGCAGCAACAGGATGATCTCGAGCGTGGAAAATCTCCAGCGCATGCGCAAAAGCCTCAGAAACGGAAAACAGGCAGAGTGCAGAGTGACATGGATCGACGGGGCCGGCCCATGGCATGTGTGACCTGATCTGGCCTCTTGGCCGAATCAGCCTAACGATCCGTCCTGGCTACGACCGGATTCGGGCGGAAAGTTGTTGTCGGCCCGCGGCTTTCAACCGCCGATTTCCATCGCCTCGATCCTCTTGTCGACGAAGCGCAACGCCACCTCGCCGTTGATGAGCTTCAGCGCCATTTCGCCGAAAAGTTCTCGGCGCCAGCCCTTGAGCGCGCCGACATCGGCCATTTCGCCTTCGGCGGCGATTCGATCGAGATCATCGCTGTTGGCGATGATCTTGGCCGCGACGCCCTCTCTTTCAGCGATAAGCTTCAACAGCACCTTCAGCATTTCGCCCGCTGCGGCGGCACCCTCGCGCGCATGGTTCTGACGCGGCAGGCGCGGCAGTTCGGCTTTAGGAATCGCCAGGGCTTCGCCCACGGCCTCGACGAGCGCAGTGCCGGCGCTGGAACGCTCCCAACCCTTGGGAATCGTCCTGAGCCGCCCAAGTGCTTCCGCGTCCTTCGGCTGCTGCTGGGCGATTTCATAAATGGCGTCGTCCTTGAGTATCCGTCCGCGCGGCACATTTCGCGCCCGCGCCTCGCGCTCGCGCCAAGCCGCGACTTTCTGGAGCACCGCGAGCTCGATCGGTTTCTTGACGCGCATCTTCAGCCGCTGCCAGGCATTGTCAGGATGCAGATCATAGGTCTCGCTGCTCTCGAGGATCGCCATTTCCTCGGCGAGCCACGAGGAGCGTCCCTCGCGCTCGAGTTCCTTGGTCAGGTAATGATAGATATCCC is a genomic window of Sinorhizobium numidicum containing:
- the rnd gene encoding ribonuclease D, with the translated sequence MIQTTADLQAACEQLARSSFITIDTEFLRETTFWPELCLIQMACSDMAVIVDPMAPGIDLAPFFALMANPDVVKVFHAARQDIEIIHHLGNLIPHPLFDTQVAAMVCGFGDSVSYDQLVSRIKNEQIDKSSRFTDWSRRPLTDKQLDYALADVTHLRDIYHYLTKELEREGRSSWLAEEMAILESSETYDLHPDNAWQRLKMRVKKPIELAVLQKVAAWREREARARNVPRGRILKDDAIYEIAQQQPKDAEALGRLRTIPKGWERSSAGTALVEAVGEALAIPKAELPRLPRQNHAREGAAAAGEMLKVLLKLIAEREGVAAKIIANSDDLDRIAAEGEMADVGALKGWRRELFGEMALKLINGEVALRFVDKRIEAMEIGG
- a CDS encoding adenylate/guanylate cyclase domain-containing protein is translated as MRWRFSTLEIILLLLIVAGSGVAYAWAVYGDGWLIGATYAVFICMPVLAFERHIIFRRLYRRIHGLSTPGFLFSSVVVYFAIENVGFAAAGLVLNLAGLLQQSWSDAMMPSLNVLLYALAISGPIIFVLRVRELLGRDVFLSLLTGRYRKPMQEERVFLFVDLAGSTSFAERFGDLRMQEYLSRLFATLADPVLRYGASIHDYVGDAAVITWRFDRAVADAACIRCVFDILDQIDENAHHWRKEYGEVPRLRAALHGGMIVAAEIGVDKHKITYFGDTVNTTARLEGFCRTLDRQVLISADLLRRMRLPAFVRSEDLGEHEVKGRGQRLGVHALARGLLRRDDKTEARISTVAV